In Raphanus sativus cultivar WK10039 chromosome 5, ASM80110v3, whole genome shotgun sequence, the following proteins share a genomic window:
- the LOC108805331 gene encoding uncharacterized protein LOC108805331, with product MDIVKGWLNKLKSKGKDKSSKKMEAATRSNNVKDESKTAGGGEEAVSNVTKQKAAAAKQYIENHYKKQLQSQQQRQERRNMLENKLAAAEVSEEEQKNMLKDLEKKETEYMRRQRHKMGTDDFEPLTMIGKGAFGEVRICREKGTGHVYAMKKLKKSEMLRRGQVEHVKAERNLLAEVDSNCIVKLYCSFQDEEYLYLIMEYLPGGDMMTLLMRKDTLTEEEARFYVGETVLAIESIHKHNYIHRDIKPDNLLLDRSGHMKLSDFGLCKPLDCSILEEKDFTFAQNVSGALQSDGRPVAPRRSRSQMEQLQNWQRNRRMLAYSTVGTPDYIAPEVLLKKGYGMECDWWSLGAIMYEMLVGFPPFYSDDPMTTCRKIVNWRNYLKFPEEARLSPEAKDLICRLLCNVEQRLGTKGANEIKDHPWFVGVEWGKLYQMKAAFIPQVNDELDTQNFEKFDETDKQVSKVTRSGPWRKMLSSKDINFVGYTYKNVEIVDEDQLSGIAELKKKSSKPKRPSIKSLFEDESASSNTSHQGSFLNLLPQVPEKEGKSSSSSG from the exons ATGGATATCGTCAAAGGTTGGCTCAATAAGTTAAAGTCTAAAGGGAAAGACAAGTCCTCTAAAAAGATGGAAGCGGCTACTAGAAGTAACAATGTTAAGGATGAATCCAAAACAGCTGGAGGTGGTGAAGAAGCTGTGTCCAATGTGACCAAGCAGAAGGCTGCCGCTGCGAAACAGTATATCGAAAATCATTACAAAAAACAATTGCAAAGTCAGCAGCAAAGACAGGAGAG ACGTAATATGCTGGAGAATAAGTTAGCTGCTGCAGAAGTCTCTGAGGAAGAGCAAAAGAATATGCTGAAGGATttagagaagaaagaaactgaATACATGCGACGTCAGAGACATAAAATGGGAACTGATGACTTCGAGCCATTGACAATGATAGGGAAAGGCGCTTTTGGAGAGGTTAGGATCTGCAGGGAGAAGGGAACTGGCCATGTCTATGCTATGAAAAAGCTCAAGAAATCTGAGATGCTTCGTAGAGGCCAG GTGGAACATGTGAAAGCAGAGAGAAATTTACTTGCAGAGGTTGACAGCAATTGCATAGTGAAGCTGTATTGTTCATTCCAAGACGAAGAGTATCTGTATCTTATCATGGAGTATCTACCTGGTGGAGATATGATGACGTTGCTTATGAGGAAAGACACACTTACTGAAGAGGAGGCGAGGTTTTATGTTGGGGAGACTGTCTTAGCTATCGAGTCCATTCATAAGCACAACTATATCCACAG AGATATCAAGCCTGATAATCTGCTACTGGACAGAAGCGGTCACATGAAACTATCAGATTTTGGATTATGTAAGCCATTAGACTGTAGTATTCTGGAGGAAAAGGATTTCACATTTGCGCAGAACGTTAGTGGGGCTTTACAAAGCGATGGTCGCCCTGTGGCGCCTAGACGCTCCCGCTCCCAGATGGAACAGCTTCAGAACTGGCAGAGAAACAGAAGGATGCTT GCTTATTCAACAGTTGGAACTCCTGATTATATTGCTCCAGAAGTTTTGCTGAAGAAAGGGTATGGAATGGAATGTGATTG GTGGTCTCTTGGTGCCATAATGTATGAAATGCTTGTGGGGTTTCCACCATTTTATTCAGATGATCCAATGACAACTTGTAGGAAG ATAGTAAATTGGAGAAACTATTTGAAGTTCCCAGAAGAGGCTAGATTATCACCAGAAGCTAAGGATCTCATCTGTAGACTTTTATGTAACGTAGAACAAAGGCTTGGAACAAAAGGAGCCAATGAAATTAAG gATCATCCTTGGTTCGTAGGTGTGGAATGGGGAAAGTTATATCAAATGAAGGCTGCTTTTATTCCCCAAGTCAATGACGAGTTGGACACCCAGAACTTCGAAAAGTTTGATGAG ACTGACAAGCAAGTTTCAAAGGTGACAAGATCAGGTCCATGGAGAAAG ATGCTGTCATCTAAAGACATAAACTTTGTGGGTTATACTTACAAGAACGTTGAAATAGTGGATGAAGATCAGTTGTCAGGGATAG CtgagctgaagaagaagagcagcaaGCCAAAGCGGCCATCAATTAAATCCCTCTTTG AGGATGAATCAGCGAGTAGCAACACAAGTCACCAAGGAAGCTTCTTGAACCTCTTGCCACAAGTTCCAGAGAAAGAAGGCAAATCCAGCTCATCATCCGGTTGA
- the LOC108859873 gene encoding uncharacterized protein At4g14342 has protein sequence MQASDRFNINSQLEHLQAKYVGTGHADLSRFEWAVNIQRDSYASYIGHYPMLAYFAIAENESIGRERYNFMQKMLLPCGLPPEREDD, from the exons ATGCAG GCAAGTGATAGGTTTAACATCAACTCTCAGCTTGAACATCTTCAAGCCAAGTATGTTGGTACTGGCCATGCTGATTTGAGCAGATT TGAATGGGCTGTGAACATTCAGCGTGACAGTTATGCTTCCTACATTGGTCACTACCCCATGCTTGCTTACTTTGCTATCGCTGAGAACGAGTCCATTGGACGTGAACGCTACAACTTCATGCAG AAAATGCTTCTACCTTGTGGCCTTCCTCCAGAAAGAGAAGACGACTAA
- the LOC108857500 gene encoding putative pentatricopeptide repeat-containing protein At3g23330 encodes MSSSSSAKALIKTLIKNPTRIKTKHQAKQLHAQFLRTQSLSHTSASVIISLYTNLKLLHEASLLFHTLDSPPVLAWKSLIRSFADQSLFSRALSSFVDMRASGRCPDHNVFPSVLKSCTMMSDLRFGESVHGYVIKLGLDCDLYTCNALMNMYAKLQGMMGLKTSARKVFDEMPQRIDSVRKVFELMPRKDVVSWNTIVSGYAQSGMYEDALRMVREMGSDDIKPDAFTLSSVLPVFSEYVDVNKGREIHGYVIRRGIDADVYIGSSLVDMYAKSARIEDSERVFSHLLRRDSISYNSLVAGYVQNGRYNEALKLFRGMVNAKVRPGPVAFSSVLPACAHLSTLHLGKQLHGYVLRGGYGDNMFIDSALVDMYSKCGSIKAARKIFDRMNVHDEVSWTAIIMGHALHGHGHEAVSLFEEMKLKGVKPNDVAFVAVLTACSHVGLVDKAWGYFNSMTEVYGLNPGLEHYAAVADLLGRAGKLEEAFDFISNMRVDPTGSVWSTLLSSCSVHKNLELAEKVAEKIFAVDSENMGAYVLMCNMYASNGRWKEMARLRLRMKKLGLRKKPACSWIEFKNKTHGFVSGDRSHSSMERINEFLKEVMEQMEKEGYVADTSGVLHDVDEEHKRELLFGHSERLAVAFGIINTEPGTTIRVTKNIRICRDCHVAIKFISKITEREIIIRDNSRFHHFNRGSCSCGDYW; translated from the coding sequence ATgagttcatcatcatcagcaaaagccctaatcaaaaccctaatcaagAACCCAACACGCATCAAAACCAAACACCAAGCCAAGCAGCTCCACGCCCAGTTCCTCCGAACCCAATCCCTCTCCCACACATCCGCCTCCGTAATCATCTCCCTCTACACAAACCTCAAACTCCTACACGAAGCCTCGCTCCTCTTCCACACCCTCGACTCTCCCCCCGTCCTCGCATGGAAGTCCCTCATCAGATCCTTCGCCGACCAGTCCCTCTTCTCCCGCGCACTCTCTTCCTTCGTCGACATGCGAGCTTCGGGAAGATGCCCGGACCACAACGTCTTCCCTTCCGTCCTCAAATCGTGTACGATGATGTCGGATTTACGGTTCGGCGAGTCTGTCCATGGATACGTTATTAAGCTTGGGTTGGATTGCGATTTGTATACTTGCAATGCCCTTATGAACATGTACGCTAAGCTTCAAGGGATGATGGGTTTGAAAACTAGTGCACGTaaagtgttcgatgaaatgcctcAGAGGATAGATAGTGTGAGGAAAGTTTTTGAATTGATGCCTAGAAAGGATGTGGTTTCTTGGAACACGATCGTTTCAGGGTATGCACAGAGTGGAATGTACGAAGATGCTTTGAGGATGGTTAGGGAGATGGGGAGTGATGATATAAAGCCTGATGCTTTCACTTTGTCTAGTGTTCTTCCGGTGTTTTCGGAGTATGTTGATGTTAATAAAGGAAGAGAGATTCATGGGTATGTGATTAGGAGAGGGATTGATGCTGATGTGTATATTGGGAGTAGCTTGGTTGATATGTATGCTAAGAGTGCTCGGATTGAAGACTCGGAGAGAGTGTTTTCTCACTTGTTGAGACGGGATAGTATCTCGTATAACTCGCTTGTTGCCGGGTATGTACAGAACGGTAGATATAACGAGGCTTTGAAGCTGTTTAGGGGAATGGTGAACGCAAAGGTTAGGCCGGGACCTGTGGCTTTCTCGAGTGTGTTGCCTGCTTGTGCTCACTTATCTACTTTACATCTTGGGAAACAACTTCACGGGTATGTGTTGAGAGGTGGGTATGGAGATAACATGTTCATAGATAGTGCGCTTGTGGATATGTACTCCAAATGTGGGAGTATTAAAGCTGCTAGGAAGATTTTTGACAGGATGAATGTACACGACGAAGTTTCATGGACGGCTATTATAATGGGGCATGCGTTACATGGGCATGGGCATGAAGCAGTTTCCTTGTTCGAGGAAATGAAACTGAAAGGAGTGAAGCCGAATGATGTGGCGTTTGTTGCTGTGCTAACTGCGTGTAGTCACGTGGGGTTGGTGGATAAGGCGTGGGGGTATTTCAACAGCATGACTGAGGTTTACGGTTTGAACCCGGGGTTGGAACATTACGCAGCTGTAGCTGATCTTCTAGGCCGTGCAGGGAAGCTGGAAGAAGCGTTTGATTTCATTTCAAACATGCGTGTTGACCCTACGGGTAGCGTCTGGTCCACGTTACTGTCTTCTTGCAGCGTCCACAAGAATCTTGAGCTAGCGGAGAAGGTAGCTGAGAAGATATTCGCTGTTGATTCTGAGAACATGGGAGCTTATGTTCTGATGTGTAATATGTATGCATCTAACGGGAGATGGAAAGAGATGGCGAGACTGAGATTGAGAATGAAGAAGCTAGGACTGAGGAAAAAGCCAGCTTGTAGTTGGATCGAGTTCAAAAACAAGACTCATGGTTTTGTTTCAGGAGATAGATCGCATTCGAGTATGGAGAGGATCAACGAGTTTCTTAAAGAGGTAATGGAACAGATGGAGAAAGAAGGGTATGTTGCAGACACAAGCGGAGTGCTTCACGATGTGGACGAGGAGCATAAGAGAGAGCTTTTGTTTGGACACAGCGAGAGACTAGCTGTTGCGTTTGGTATCATCAACACAGAGCCCGGCACTACGATAAGGGTCACGAAGAACATAAGGATATGCAGGGATTGTCATGTAGCGATCAAGTTTATTTCGAAGAttacagagagagagattatCATTAGGGATAATAGCAGGTTCCATCATTTCAACCGTGGAAGCTGTTCTTGTGGGGACTATTGGTGA
- the LOC108860822 gene encoding uncharacterized protein LOC108860822 yields the protein MGTLWFGEIKKQASLFLHDKYNVARLVLTDVTEIELLVEEVTNDDPSSPDAKTMTKIAEASFNTVDYWRIVDVLHRKIGKGEGEMKKWREAYKAMVLLEFLLTHGPLHLPHDFLYDLDHIRFLSTFQYVDDKGFDWGAKVQKKADQIQTLLLGKEELREARAKALKITSQINGFGNSTCFSTPPPSPSPVSPSSSGTTLTEREAMSESDSLIGVDDKRNRAAGEETLISGICSKLAGFSPLKKLHGGHTAAGFQALSNVERVSSKCYDRRNSIGY from the exons ATGGGGACACTTTGGTTTGGAGAAATCAAGAAACAAGCCTCTTTGTTTCTTCATGACAAGTACAATGTTGCTAGACTTGTTCTCACCGATGTTACCGAAATTGAGCT GTTAGTAGAAGAAGTGACAAACGATGATCCTTCTTCTCCAGACGCTAAAACGATGACTAAAATAGCCGAGGCATCGTTTAATACAGTGGATTACTGGAGAATCGTGGATGTCCTTCACAGAAA AATAGGAAAAGGGGAAGGAGAGATGAAGAAGTGGAGAGAAGCTTACAAGGCCATGGTGTTGTTGGAGTTCTTATTAACACATGGTCCTCTTCATTTGCCTCATGATTTTCTTTACGACTTGGACCATATTCGCTTCCTCTCAACCTTCCAATACGTTGACGATAAAGG GTTTGATTGGGGAGCTAAGGTACAAAAGAAGGCGGATCAGATTCAAACACTTCTTCTAGGGAAAGAAGAACTAAGAGAAGCTCGTGCTAAAGCTCTCAAGATCACCTCCCAAATCAATGGCTTCGGAAACTCCACATGTTTCTCCACTCCTCCTCCGTCTCCTTCACCGGTCTCACCCTCGAGCTCCGGTACAACACTTACCGAAAGAGAAGCTATGTCCGAGTCAGATTCATTGATCGGCGTGGATGACAAGAGGAACCGAGCCGCCGGTGAAGAGACGCTGATCAGCGGAATCTGCTCTAAGCTCGCCGGTTTTAGCCCTCTGAAGAAACTTCACGGCGGTCATACGGCGGCCGGATTTCAAGCGTTGTCGAACGTTGAGAGAGTTTCAAGTAAATGTTACGACCGCCGCAATTCTATTGGCTACTGA
- the LOC108858198 gene encoding putative protein phosphatase 2C-like protein 44 gives QQAFRFERLVDGDGSRRKRKPSWLNSVSHGCYTIDRLSYIDRSPSADSVTVQREQQSEEEREVWLFAVSDAGTGKEIVKYMQNHLFDKLHYKHGVLRKCKEIMRRAYVEEERSSGSAASVTVVNGEKLATASIGGHRVVVCKDGEAYQIGAKSSTRNWSDFIFPVCNQGETDDESDSRDSELSLVTEKISSHTEFIIIGSSGIWEVMKNQEAINLIRHMEDPQEAAKCLANEALNRISKSEISCIVIRFTNQARTA, from the exons CAACAGGCGTTCCGGTTTGAACGCCTAGTAGATGGAGATGGAAGTAGAAGGAAGAGGAAACCATCTTGGTTGAATTCGGTTTCTCACGGATGCTATACCATCGACCGGTTAAGCTATATCGACCGTTCACCGAGTGCAGATTCCGTTACCGTACAGAGAGAGCAACAGAGCGAAGAAGAGCGTGAAGTTTGGTTATTTGCAGTGTCAGATGCTGGAACCGGAAAAGAGATTGTCAAGTATATGCAGAACCATCTCTTTGATAAGCTCCATTATAAG CATGGAGTTTTGAGAAAATGTAAAGAGATTATGAGAAGAGCGTACGTCGAGGAAGAGAGAAGCAGCGGCTCGGCTGCTTCCGTGACGGTGGTGAACGGAGAAAAGCTAGCTACGGCGAGTATCGGCGGCCATAGAGTGGTGGTTTGCAAAGACGGTGAGGCTTACCAAATAGGAGCTAAATCCTCAACAAGAAATTGGTCTGATTTTATTTTCCCAG TTTGTAATCAAGGAGAAACAGATGATGAATCAGATTCAAGAGATTCAGAGCTTTCTTTGGTTACAGAAAAGATTAGTTCACATACAGAGTTTATCATCATTGGTAGCTCTGGGATTTGGGAG GTGATGAAGAATCAAGAAGCTATTAATCTAATCAGACACATGGAAGATCCTCAAGAAGCTGCAAAATGTTTAGCCAACGAAGCTTTAAACAGGATTAGCAAAAGCGAAATTTCTTGTATCGTAATTAGGTTTACCAACCAAGCGAGGACGGCCTAG
- the LOC108858199 gene encoding uncharacterized protein LOC108858199 isoform X2 — MGMGRLLTPKLNPHLSCRGSLPLTRRSSSSSSSLENGRNLERLPDSKASFNKDIGQKGMNWYSLGGLLTNLKQKLMGNMPSFLNQPPAEKMVSLHKDKNSIPRSAKDDESLVSQSVAEIEMVMKRETTPVEKDSNSLELAQEKKKVLQTERVGVNSKHVLPGLVTEEEASDKKNITKQTDQQSGEVTAIRERKTTYPFGSSKETLAVSKDSSIRNLIVTLRKNDLFSATEEKESKGLVCSQATLPAAATSVNQESTEKSLDALSNREHSPNKVVLRFLHQGFQKSDIVESFSEFGAVLDVQEVPSFEGCIYKDALVTFETKSAVKKALKKGAVMVKHCSVIVEATSQKDMVDKIRIPDLIGDPDVPVSLVKEPTRTVKIHPLDPSIGSDQIREALRFCKSDISKIIFGSSTKAAFIEFETEDGKERALAAHSVDVLNKQLFLSRIDIPRTTVARISNLAGLMTSDLRKLCVPYGQIKQMFHRGKDVADVHFDVSEWPNMLTILNSMNGKERNGKKWVVRPATVIPHEILKVLWEDPQGMRYVKGLIKNMVREIEQPLDAAALSSLCSALED; from the exons ATGGGCATGGGGCGTCTTCTTACTCCCAAACTGAATCCCCATCTCAGCTGCAGAG GTTCCCTACCTTTGACGAGgaggtcttcttcttcttcttcttccctggAGAATGGCCGGAATCTCGAGAGACTGCCGGATTCTAAGGCTTCTTTTAACAA AGATATTGGCCAAAAGGGAATGAATTGGTATTCTTTAGGAGGCTTACTCACTAATCTAAAGCAAAAGCTTATGGGAAACATGCCCTCCTTTCTCAACCAACCTCCTGCTGAAAAGATGGTCAGCTTGCACAAGGACAAAAACTCTATCCCTCGGAGTGCAAAAGATGATGAGTCTTTAGTCTCTCAAAGTGTTGCTGAAATTGAGATGGTTATGAAGAGAGAAACCACGCCTGTAGAGAAAGATAGTAATAGCTTGGAGCTTGCacaggagaagaagaaggtgttACAAACTGAAAGAGTGGGAGTAAATTCTAAACATGTCCTACCAGGTTTGGTAACTGAAGAAGAAGCATCCGATAAAAAG AATATCACCAAGCAAACTGATCAACAGAGCGGAGAAGTGACTGCTATTAGAGAAAGGAAGACTACATATCCTTTTGGAAGTTCTAAAGAAACCCTTGCAGTGAGCAAAGACTCGAGCATCAGGAATTTGATAGTCACCCTTCGAAAGAATGATCTTTTCTCTGCGACGGAGGAAAAAGAATCCAAAGGATTGGTCTGCAGCCAGGCAACCTTGCCTGCTGCTGCTACCAGTGTGAATCAAGAGTCAACAGAAAAGAGTTTGGACGCATTATCTAACAGAGAACACTCTCCTAACAAAGTAGTGTTGAGGTTTTTGCACCAAGGGTTTCAGAAGAGTGACATTGTTGAATCATTTTCCGAGTTTGGAGCCGTTTTAGATGTACAAGAAGTTCCATCTTTCGAGGGCTGCATTTACAAAGATGCTCTCGTCACTTTTGAG ACTAAGTCAGCAGTCAAGAAGGCTCTCAAGAAAGGTGCTGTGATGGTGAAACATTGCAGTGTAATTGTTGAGGCAACTTCTCAGAAAGATATGGTAGATAAGATACGCATTCCGGATCTCATTGGCGATCCAGATGTGCCTGTTTCATTGGTGAAGGAACCAACCCGAACAGTTAAGATTCATCCACTGGATCCAAGTATAGGTTCAGATCAGATCAGAGAAGCGCTAAGGTTCTGTAAGAGTGACATATCCAAGATCATCTTTGGTTCATCCACAAAAGCTGCTTTCATTGAGTTTGAG ACGGAAGATGGCAAAGAGAGAGCACTTGCAGCTCATTCAGTTGACGTGCTCAACAAGCAATTGTTTCTCTCAAGGATTGATATACCGAGGACAACCGTTGCAAGGATCTCAAACTTGGCAGGATTAATGACTAGTGACTTACGGAAACTGTGTGTGCCTTATGGTCAGATCAAACAGATGTTTCACAGAGGAAAGGATGTTGCAGATGTTCATTTCGATGTCTCTGAGTGGCCAAACATGCTCACTATTCTCAACAG CATGAATGGTAAAGAGAGAAATGGTAAGAAGTGGGTGGTTCGACCAGCAACAGTGATACCTCATGAGATTCTGAAGGTTTTGTGGGAAGACCCTCAAGGAATGAGGTATGTGAAAGGTTTGATTAAGAATATGGTGAGAGAGATTGAACAGCCTTTAGATGCAGCTGCTTTATCTTCATTGTGCTCAGCTCTTGAAGATTAG
- the LOC108858199 gene encoding uncharacterized protein LOC108858199 isoform X1, with the protein MGMGRLLTPKLNPHLSCRGSLPLTRRSSSSSSSLENGRNLERLPDSKASFNKDIGQKGMNWYSLGGLLTNLKQKLMGNMPSFLNQPPAEKMVSLHKDKNSIPRSAKDDESLVSQSVAEIEMVMKRETTPVEKDSNSLELAQEKKKVLQTERVGVNSKHVLPGLVTEEEASDKKVSLSNMFINLHPDNEVRSTLTSEALSNTNSTRESSCGGPHGLFQNITKQTDQQSGEVTAIRERKTTYPFGSSKETLAVSKDSSIRNLIVTLRKNDLFSATEEKESKGLVCSQATLPAAATSVNQESTEKSLDALSNREHSPNKVVLRFLHQGFQKSDIVESFSEFGAVLDVQEVPSFEGCIYKDALVTFETKSAVKKALKKGAVMVKHCSVIVEATSQKDMVDKIRIPDLIGDPDVPVSLVKEPTRTVKIHPLDPSIGSDQIREALRFCKSDISKIIFGSSTKAAFIEFETEDGKERALAAHSVDVLNKQLFLSRIDIPRTTVARISNLAGLMTSDLRKLCVPYGQIKQMFHRGKDVADVHFDVSEWPNMLTILNSMNGKERNGKKWVVRPATVIPHEILKVLWEDPQGMRYVKGLIKNMVREIEQPLDAAALSSLCSALED; encoded by the exons ATGGGCATGGGGCGTCTTCTTACTCCCAAACTGAATCCCCATCTCAGCTGCAGAG GTTCCCTACCTTTGACGAGgaggtcttcttcttcttcttcttccctggAGAATGGCCGGAATCTCGAGAGACTGCCGGATTCTAAGGCTTCTTTTAACAA AGATATTGGCCAAAAGGGAATGAATTGGTATTCTTTAGGAGGCTTACTCACTAATCTAAAGCAAAAGCTTATGGGAAACATGCCCTCCTTTCTCAACCAACCTCCTGCTGAAAAGATGGTCAGCTTGCACAAGGACAAAAACTCTATCCCTCGGAGTGCAAAAGATGATGAGTCTTTAGTCTCTCAAAGTGTTGCTGAAATTGAGATGGTTATGAAGAGAGAAACCACGCCTGTAGAGAAAGATAGTAATAGCTTGGAGCTTGCacaggagaagaagaaggtgttACAAACTGAAAGAGTGGGAGTAAATTCTAAACATGTCCTACCAGGTTTGGTAACTGAAGAAGAAGCATCCGATAAAAAGGTATCACTCTCCAACATGTTCATTAACCTGCATCCGGATAATGAGGTTAGGTCAACTCTCACATCTGAGGCATTGAGTAACACTAATTCCACAAGAGAATCCTCTTGTGGTGGTCCACACGGCCTTTTTCAGAATATCACCAAGCAAACTGATCAACAGAGCGGAGAAGTGACTGCTATTAGAGAAAGGAAGACTACATATCCTTTTGGAAGTTCTAAAGAAACCCTTGCAGTGAGCAAAGACTCGAGCATCAGGAATTTGATAGTCACCCTTCGAAAGAATGATCTTTTCTCTGCGACGGAGGAAAAAGAATCCAAAGGATTGGTCTGCAGCCAGGCAACCTTGCCTGCTGCTGCTACCAGTGTGAATCAAGAGTCAACAGAAAAGAGTTTGGACGCATTATCTAACAGAGAACACTCTCCTAACAAAGTAGTGTTGAGGTTTTTGCACCAAGGGTTTCAGAAGAGTGACATTGTTGAATCATTTTCCGAGTTTGGAGCCGTTTTAGATGTACAAGAAGTTCCATCTTTCGAGGGCTGCATTTACAAAGATGCTCTCGTCACTTTTGAG ACTAAGTCAGCAGTCAAGAAGGCTCTCAAGAAAGGTGCTGTGATGGTGAAACATTGCAGTGTAATTGTTGAGGCAACTTCTCAGAAAGATATGGTAGATAAGATACGCATTCCGGATCTCATTGGCGATCCAGATGTGCCTGTTTCATTGGTGAAGGAACCAACCCGAACAGTTAAGATTCATCCACTGGATCCAAGTATAGGTTCAGATCAGATCAGAGAAGCGCTAAGGTTCTGTAAGAGTGACATATCCAAGATCATCTTTGGTTCATCCACAAAAGCTGCTTTCATTGAGTTTGAG ACGGAAGATGGCAAAGAGAGAGCACTTGCAGCTCATTCAGTTGACGTGCTCAACAAGCAATTGTTTCTCTCAAGGATTGATATACCGAGGACAACCGTTGCAAGGATCTCAAACTTGGCAGGATTAATGACTAGTGACTTACGGAAACTGTGTGTGCCTTATGGTCAGATCAAACAGATGTTTCACAGAGGAAAGGATGTTGCAGATGTTCATTTCGATGTCTCTGAGTGGCCAAACATGCTCACTATTCTCAACAG CATGAATGGTAAAGAGAGAAATGGTAAGAAGTGGGTGGTTCGACCAGCAACAGTGATACCTCATGAGATTCTGAAGGTTTTGTGGGAAGACCCTCAAGGAATGAGGTATGTGAAAGGTTTGATTAAGAATATGGTGAGAGAGATTGAACAGCCTTTAGATGCAGCTGCTTTATCTTCATTGTGCTCAGCTCTTGAAGATTAG
- the LOC108862821 gene encoding CRIB domain-containing protein RIC5, whose protein sequence is MKGFLKGLRYIARIFEDAKEPEIQIGEPTDVKHVAHIGWEGPSATTPSWMHEYKSPDSKGSSNKKEKQRNKGRRKSSTNTNNSPAESPSRVGGSTRTSRRSTGKQREQDTGEGSESGSGIDLPQQNDQSLGQKKSRQKKSRGATGGGGRGGEPAKSKETNISVQGEKESFS, encoded by the exons ATGAAGGGTTTCTTAAAAGGGTTGAGGTACATTGCTCGTATCTTCG AGGATGCGAAGGAACCAGAGATACAGATTGGAGAACCGACCGATGTCAAACATGTTGCTCATATAGGATGGGAAGGGCCCTCTGCTACGACCCCAAGCTGG ATGCATGAGTATAAGTCTCCAGATTCAAAAGGAAGTTCCAACAAGAAAGAGAAGCAAAGGAACAAGGGGAGGCGTAAATCATCTACAAACACAAACAACTCACCTGCAGAGTCTCCATCAAGGGTGGGAGGATCAACGAGGACATCAAGACGCAGCACGGGTAAGCAGAGAGAGCAGGACACAGGTGAAGGGTCAGAGTCAGGTTCAGGGATAGACTTACCTCAACAAAATGATCAGTCCTTGGGACAGAAAAAATCTAGGCAGAAGAAGTCAAGAGGGGCAACAGGTGGAGGAGGACGAGGCGGTGAACCTGCAAAgtcaaaagaaacaaatatatcCGTGCAGGGTGAGAAGGAGAGTTTTTCTTGA
- the LOC108862823 gene encoding 60S ribosomal protein L36a, with the protein MVNIPKTKKTYCKNKECKKHTLHKVTQYKKGKDSLAAQGKRRYDRKQSGYGGQTKPVFHKKAKTTKKIVLRLQCQTCKHFSQHSIKRCKHFEIGGDKKGKGTSLF; encoded by the exons ATG GTGAACATTCCGAAGACAAAGAAGACATACTGCAAGAACAAGGAATGCAAGAAGCATACCTTGCACAAGGTTACCCAATACAAGAAGGGTAAAGACAGTCTCGCTGCTCAAGGGAAGCGTCGTTATGACCGTAAGCAATCCGGTTACGGTGGTCAGACTAAGCCCGTCTTCCACAAGAAG GCTAAGACCACTAAGAAGATTGTCTTGAGGCTTCAGTGCCAAACCTGCAAGCACTTTTCTCAGCACTCCATCAAG AGGTGCAAGCATTTTGAGATCGGTGGAGACAAGAAGGGCAAGGGAACATCACTTTTCTAA